From Chryseobacterium sp. H1D6B, a single genomic window includes:
- a CDS encoding GH92 family glycosyl hydrolase, with translation MKKSETFIFFFFTFSSLMFNAQKFEKLYQYVNPLIGTEKMGHTYPGATAPFGAVQLSPETDTISYELNGKYNGEVYKYCAGYRYEDKTIVGFSSTHFSGTGHSDLGDFLVMPTVGKLQLNPGTASNPGSDYRSRFSHQNEKAEAGYYKVQLEDYKILAELTATTRVGVHRYTFPKSDESHIILDLTSGIYNYNGKNVWTYVRIENGNTITGYRQTNGWARTRTVYFAMKFSKPFKSYGQKNYDGKQVYGGFWRKFDQTKNFPEIAGKNLKMYFDFDTNENEAVEVKLALSPVSQANALDNLEKEAGNLTFDQIKAKTQEDWNNELNKIVIQGSENEKTNFYTAMYHTFINPTIYMDANGDYKGLDQNIHTAEGFTNYTTFSLWDTYRALHPFFNIIQPKRNDDIVKSMMAHYNQFSLKMLPVWSHYANENWCMSGYHSVSVVSDAIIKGVYTGDPKEALKACVETANKRDYEGIGQYIDLGYIPAEKNGTSVSNTLEYAYDDWAVAQLAKHLGETEIYNQFIKRSENWKNNFDKNIGFMRPKLADGSFKKDFDPLITHGQGFIEGNSWNYSFFVPQTPDELIKLMGGKKKFVSKLDELFSMHLSDEFFADTEDITREGIIGGYVHGNEPAHHVAYLYNWAGQPWKTQAQVRHILEMQYKATPDGLGGNDDTGQMSAWYILSSLGFYPVAPGSEDYAVGSPAVDHAVLSLENGKTFEIETVNQSPKNVYVEKIILNGKEIKNFTLKHSDITNGGKLTFYMSAKAKK, from the coding sequence ATGAAAAAGTCAGAAACTTTTATTTTTTTCTTCTTTACATTTTCCAGTTTGATGTTTAATGCTCAAAAATTTGAAAAGCTGTATCAATATGTAAATCCGTTAATCGGGACAGAGAAAATGGGACATACTTATCCAGGAGCTACGGCACCTTTCGGGGCAGTGCAGTTAAGCCCGGAAACGGATACCATTTCTTATGAACTCAATGGAAAATATAATGGTGAAGTTTATAAATACTGTGCAGGCTACCGTTATGAAGATAAAACAATTGTAGGTTTCAGTTCTACCCATTTCAGCGGAACAGGACATTCTGATCTGGGAGATTTTTTAGTAATGCCGACAGTCGGAAAACTGCAATTAAACCCTGGAACGGCTTCAAACCCCGGAAGCGACTACAGAAGCAGATTTTCGCATCAAAATGAAAAAGCAGAAGCCGGCTATTACAAAGTGCAGCTGGAAGATTATAAAATTCTGGCAGAACTTACAGCTACGACAAGAGTCGGGGTTCACCGTTACACATTTCCAAAATCTGACGAATCCCATATTATTTTAGATCTCACCTCTGGAATTTACAATTACAATGGGAAAAACGTGTGGACGTATGTGCGTATAGAAAATGGAAATACAATTACCGGCTACCGTCAGACCAACGGATGGGCAAGAACAAGAACTGTTTATTTTGCCATGAAATTTTCGAAACCTTTTAAATCTTACGGACAGAAAAACTATGACGGGAAGCAAGTATACGGCGGGTTCTGGAGAAAATTTGACCAGACTAAAAACTTCCCTGAGATTGCAGGAAAAAACCTGAAAATGTACTTTGATTTTGATACAAATGAAAATGAAGCTGTCGAAGTAAAACTTGCCCTTTCTCCGGTAAGCCAGGCCAATGCTTTAGATAATTTAGAAAAAGAAGCTGGAAATTTAACTTTTGACCAGATAAAAGCTAAAACTCAAGAAGACTGGAATAATGAACTTAATAAAATCGTTATTCAAGGTTCTGAAAATGAAAAGACTAACTTCTATACTGCGATGTACCACACTTTCATTAATCCTACTATTTATATGGATGCGAACGGAGACTATAAAGGACTGGATCAAAACATCCATACAGCTGAAGGCTTCACCAATTATACTACTTTTTCACTCTGGGATACATATCGTGCACTGCATCCGTTTTTTAATATTATCCAGCCCAAAAGGAATGATGATATTGTAAAATCCATGATGGCACATTATAATCAATTTTCTTTAAAGATGCTGCCGGTATGGTCTCATTACGCTAATGAAAACTGGTGTATGAGCGGCTACCACAGTGTAAGTGTAGTTTCAGATGCCATTATCAAAGGAGTTTACACAGGCGATCCGAAAGAGGCATTGAAAGCCTGCGTAGAAACAGCAAACAAAAGGGACTATGAAGGAATCGGACAATATATAGATTTAGGATATATTCCTGCTGAGAAAAACGGTACTTCAGTTTCCAATACATTGGAATATGCTTATGACGACTGGGCTGTTGCACAACTTGCGAAACATTTAGGAGAAACAGAAATATACAACCAGTTTATAAAACGTTCCGAAAACTGGAAAAATAATTTTGATAAAAATATTGGATTCATGCGTCCGAAGCTAGCGGATGGAAGTTTCAAAAAAGATTTTGATCCATTGATTACGCACGGACAAGGATTTATTGAAGGGAATTCCTGGAATTACAGTTTCTTTGTTCCTCAAACCCCTGATGAATTAATAAAGTTAATGGGCGGCAAGAAAAAATTTGTTTCTAAGCTTGATGAATTGTTCAGCATGCATCTATCAGACGAGTTTTTTGCAGATACAGAAGACATTACAAGAGAAGGAATCATCGGCGGTTATGTGCACGGAAATGAACCTGCCCATCACGTTGCCTATCTTTACAACTGGGCCGGACAGCCATGGAAAACACAGGCGCAGGTGAGACATATTTTAGAAATGCAGTACAAGGCTACTCCTGACGGACTTGGAGGAAATGACGATACCGGACAGATGAGTGCCTGGTATATTTTAAGTTCTCTCGGCTTTTACCCTGTCGCTCCCGGATCAGAAGATTATGCGGTAGGAAGTCCTGCAGTAGACCATGCCGTTCTTTCTTTAGAAAACGGAAAAACATTTGAAATCGAAACGGTTAATCAAAGTCCGAAGAATGTCTATGTTGAGAAAATCATTTTGAACGGAAAAGAGATTAAAAATTTTACGTTGAAACATTCTGACATTACAAATGGAGGAAAGCTTACTTTTTATATGAGTGCTAAGGCAAAAAAATAG
- a CDS encoding SDR family oxidoreductase codes for MNLYTQPMLREGALKDKVAVVTGGGSGLGKAMTKYFLQLGAKVVITSRNLEKLQATAKELEDETGGKVLCVACDVRNWDEVEAMKEAALKEFGSIDILLNNAAGNFISPTERLTHSAFDSILDIVLKGTKNCTLSIGKHWIDSKTPGTVLNIVTTYSWTGSAYVVPSACAKAGVLAMTRSLAVEWAKYGIRFNAIAPGPFPTKGAWDRLLPGDLQEKFDMRKKVPLRRVGEHQELANLAAYLVSDYSAYMNGEVVTIDGGEWLQGAGEFNMLEDVPQEMWDMLEAMIKSKKSN; via the coding sequence ATGAATCTATATACACAGCCAATGCTCCGCGAAGGCGCACTTAAAGATAAAGTGGCGGTAGTAACAGGCGGCGGAAGCGGTCTTGGAAAGGCTATGACTAAATACTTTCTGCAGTTAGGAGCCAAAGTAGTCATTACGTCCCGTAATTTAGAAAAGCTGCAGGCCACGGCTAAAGAGCTCGAAGACGAAACAGGCGGAAAAGTTCTTTGTGTAGCCTGCGACGTAAGAAATTGGGATGAGGTGGAAGCGATGAAAGAAGCAGCTTTGAAAGAATTCGGCAGCATTGATATTTTATTGAATAATGCAGCGGGAAATTTCATTTCTCCCACCGAAAGATTAACACATTCTGCATTTGATTCTATTTTAGACATTGTTTTGAAAGGAACAAAAAACTGTACGCTTTCCATTGGAAAACACTGGATAGATTCTAAAACTCCGGGAACGGTTTTAAATATTGTAACCACCTATTCATGGACGGGTTCTGCTTATGTAGTGCCTTCTGCCTGTGCAAAAGCAGGTGTTCTTGCAATGACAAGATCATTAGCGGTAGAATGGGCAAAATATGGAATCCGTTTCAATGCAATTGCGCCGGGTCCTTTCCCTACAAAAGGAGCTTGGGACAGACTGCTGCCGGGAGATCTGCAGGAAAAATTTGATATGAGAAAAAAAGTTCCTTTAAGAAGAGTAGGGGAACATCAGGAGCTGGCCAACCTAGCGGCCTACTTGGTTTCAGATTATTCTGCTTATATGAATGGGGAAGTAGTAACAATCGACGGTGGAGAATGGCTTCAGGGAGCTGGGGAATTCAATATGCTGGAAGATGTTCCGCAGGAAATGTGGGATATGCTGGAAGCAATGATCAAATCAAAAAAATCTAATTAA
- a CDS encoding HAMP domain-containing sensor histidine kinase — MVFKSKNLIALFAALFLLLLGIQAFFMYKTYQVKEREIYRIVYNKLTNYTDNLEDTRGLKKASDESLQRIFIKYTDKKIDKKEFLNLFEENRKKTRDQISNYVDKQFEKEGYKVAVKIQYLSIIFLPSKTNLLDRPITLFETRNKVVKAGISNTGNWQTSSKSTSDDESKIIKNSSFRVKSQTDFEILNIKNIVFRELTFLILCCIALLTSVLLLYIFTIKNLIKQQKQVEILHTVVDNISHEFKTPIATLKIASKALKKDWNPETLPLMERQISRLESLMSQLHKDETEGEIIKIQPKDWDFFIHDLAFTYPEIQFILKNEVSQELPFDKNLMETIIKNLCENSVKYGSSVVKINISTPQESLAITVSDNGLGIEKKELKSIFEKFYRIQSNNIHNTKGLGLGLYFVQNIIKKYNGKIDLTSQLKEGTTFKINMPYEN, encoded by the coding sequence ATGGTTTTCAAAAGTAAAAATCTTATTGCTCTTTTTGCTGCATTATTTCTGCTCCTTCTAGGAATCCAGGCTTTTTTTATGTACAAAACATACCAGGTAAAAGAACGTGAAATATACAGAATTGTATATAATAAACTCACTAACTATACCGATAATCTCGAAGACACAAGAGGCTTGAAAAAAGCATCAGATGAATCCCTCCAGCGTATTTTCATTAAGTATACAGATAAAAAAATCGACAAAAAAGAATTCTTGAATCTCTTTGAAGAAAATAGAAAAAAAACCAGAGACCAGATCAGTAATTACGTAGACAAGCAGTTCGAAAAAGAAGGCTATAAAGTCGCAGTGAAAATACAATACTTATCAATTATTTTTCTCCCTTCCAAAACCAATCTTCTTGACAGACCCATTACACTCTTTGAAACAAGAAATAAAGTTGTAAAAGCCGGAATCTCAAATACTGGAAACTGGCAGACCTCTTCCAAATCAACATCAGATGATGAAAGTAAAATCATTAAGAACAGCAGCTTTCGTGTAAAGAGCCAGACAGATTTTGAAATTTTAAATATTAAAAACATTGTCTTCAGAGAGCTCACCTTTCTTATTTTATGCTGTATTGCCCTGCTGACAAGCGTTTTGTTATTGTATATTTTCACCATTAAGAATTTAATTAAACAGCAGAAACAGGTAGAAATTCTTCATACCGTAGTCGACAATATTTCACACGAGTTTAAAACTCCGATCGCCACACTGAAAATCGCTTCTAAAGCACTGAAAAAAGACTGGAATCCTGAAACCCTTCCGCTTATGGAAAGGCAGATCAGCCGTCTTGAAAGCCTGATGTCTCAGCTCCACAAGGATGAAACAGAAGGTGAAATTATCAAGATACAGCCCAAAGACTGGGATTTCTTTATTCATGATCTGGCTTTTACCTATCCGGAAATTCAGTTTATTCTAAAAAATGAGGTTTCGCAGGAACTTCCGTTTGATAAAAACCTAATGGAAACCATTATTAAAAACCTGTGTGAAAACAGCGTAAAATACGGCTCATCTGTTGTAAAGATCAATATTTCTACTCCACAGGAAAGTTTAGCAATTACAGTTTCAGACAATGGACTGGGCATAGAAAAAAAAGAACTTAAAAGTATTTTTGAAAAATTTTACAGGATACAGTCCAATAATATTCATAATACAAAAGGATTGGGACTCGGGCTTTATTTTGTTCAGAATATCATTAAAAAATATAACGGTAAGATAGACCTTACCAGCCAGCTGAAAGAAGGAACAACTTTTAAAATAAACATGCCTTATGAAAACTAA
- a CDS encoding response regulator transcription factor, which translates to MKTKILLVEDDQDFGMILKQYLELEDFEVAWFKNPEDVVNILTADFYFHIGILDIMMPNMDGFSLAKIILKEKQEFPILFLTAKNQKIDRLTGLKIGADDYIAKPCDPEELVLRIKNILKRTTSSPLEAQVKIGEYVLDSKKLTLTHPKGNIRLTIREKDLLLYLLKHNQQTIKRDDILDNLWEINDYFTGRSLDVFISRLRKYLNYDPQIKIQSLRGIGFEIDFPEK; encoded by the coding sequence ATGAAAACTAAAATTCTTTTAGTAGAAGATGATCAGGATTTCGGGATGATTCTTAAACAGTATCTGGAACTTGAAGATTTCGAAGTCGCTTGGTTTAAAAACCCTGAAGATGTAGTGAATATCTTAACGGCAGACTTTTATTTTCACATTGGTATTCTAGACATTATGATGCCTAACATGGACGGATTTTCTCTGGCTAAAATCATTCTGAAAGAAAAACAGGAGTTTCCTATCCTTTTCTTAACGGCCAAGAACCAGAAAATAGACCGGCTGACGGGGCTGAAAATTGGAGCCGATGATTATATTGCAAAACCCTGCGATCCTGAGGAATTAGTTCTTAGAATTAAAAATATTCTCAAAAGAACAACATCTTCTCCTTTAGAAGCTCAGGTGAAAATAGGTGAATATGTTTTAGATTCAAAAAAGCTGACGCTGACCCATCCAAAAGGAAACATCCGCTTAACCATCCGTGAAAAAGATCTGTTGCTTTATCTTTTGAAACACAACCAGCAGACAATAAAACGGGATGATATTTTAGATAATCTTTGGGAAATCAATGATTATTTTACAGGAAGAAGTCTCGATGTATTTATCAGCAGACTCAGAAAATATTTAAATTATGATCCCCAAATAAAAATCCAGTCCCTGAGAGGAATTGGATTTGAAATTGATTTTCCGGAAAAATAA
- a CDS encoding M1 family metallopeptidase: MNFKLPILASAMAVFLFSGSAFAQEAPKYDYAEAFKPFFYPQTGTETRSASGQPGHAYWQDSADYNLNVSLNDTKNEITGTAEITYTNNSPDKLGFLWLQLDQNLFAKDSRGNAVVPISGSRNGAHGDFDGGYKIKSVKLDGKDVKYTITDTRMQIDLPKELKAKGGVAKIKIEYTFVSPEYGSDRMGVQETKNGKVFTMAQWYPRMCVYDDVLGWNTMPYLGASEFYLEYGNITANITVPANHYVVASGELLNEKEVYSKEENNRWSQARNSDKTVMIHSESEIGKNQASGTKTWKFKINQTRDFAWASSPAFVLDAARINLPSGKKSLAISAYPAESGGEKAWGRSTEYTKAAIEHYSQKWYEYTYPAATNVAGNEGGMEYPGIVFCSMDSKGDDLWGVTDHEFGHNWFPMIVGSNERLFAWMDEGFNTFINGLSTEAFNKGEYYKKPNIAQTGSFLMSDNFEPIMVGADNMKERSIGVLAYYKPGMGLDILRNSILGPEKFDKAFRTYIDRWAFKHPTPWDFFHTMENVSGEELNWFWRGWFFSKWKIDQSVKSVKYTNGDFKNGAQITVENLGQLPMPTTVQVKFKDGTEKIIKLPVEVWKRNTEWTFKVDSNKEIDEVKLDPNSQIPDINMKNNSWSAAQAKPVEKINAKDFTGTFGSKEAPIKIVFSEKSGQLYAKAGGQAEFPLEYTGDSTFTFDQAGLVVVFSKDKKTITFSQGGREFKFNKE; the protein is encoded by the coding sequence ATGAATTTTAAACTTCCAATCCTTGCTTCTGCAATGGCAGTATTTCTGTTTTCAGGATCTGCTTTTGCTCAGGAAGCTCCAAAATATGATTATGCAGAGGCTTTTAAACCTTTCTTTTATCCGCAGACAGGTACAGAAACACGCTCTGCAAGCGGACAGCCCGGACATGCATACTGGCAGGACTCAGCAGACTATAATCTGAATGTAAGCCTGAATGATACCAAAAATGAAATTACAGGAACGGCTGAAATTACCTATACCAACAACAGTCCTGATAAGCTTGGCTTTCTTTGGCTGCAGCTGGATCAGAACTTATTTGCAAAAGATTCCCGCGGTAATGCCGTTGTTCCGATTTCCGGAAGCAGAAACGGAGCTCACGGAGATTTTGACGGCGGATATAAAATTAAATCTGTAAAACTTGACGGTAAAGATGTAAAATACACAATTACTGATACAAGAATGCAGATCGATCTTCCGAAAGAACTTAAAGCAAAAGGAGGGGTTGCAAAAATTAAAATTGAATATACATTTGTTTCTCCAGAATACGGATCTGACAGAATGGGAGTGCAGGAAACGAAAAACGGAAAAGTTTTCACGATGGCACAGTGGTATCCAAGAATGTGTGTTTATGACGATGTGCTGGGATGGAATACAATGCCTTATCTGGGAGCTTCAGAATTTTATTTAGAATATGGTAATATCACAGCAAATATCACAGTTCCGGCTAATCATTATGTGGTAGCTTCAGGAGAACTTCTTAATGAAAAAGAAGTATACAGTAAAGAAGAAAATAACCGATGGAGCCAGGCAAGAAACAGTGATAAGACTGTAATGATCCATTCAGAATCTGAAATCGGGAAAAATCAGGCTTCAGGGACGAAAACATGGAAGTTTAAAATTAATCAGACGAGAGATTTTGCCTGGGCATCTTCACCGGCATTTGTTTTAGATGCGGCAAGAATTAATCTGCCGAGCGGTAAAAAATCTTTAGCAATTTCTGCATATCCAGCAGAAAGCGGAGGTGAAAAAGCTTGGGGAAGATCTACAGAATATACTAAGGCGGCGATAGAACATTATTCACAGAAATGGTATGAATATACCTATCCCGCAGCTACCAATGTCGCAGGAAATGAAGGCGGCATGGAATATCCGGGAATCGTGTTCTGCAGCATGGATTCTAAAGGAGATGATCTTTGGGGAGTTACAGACCACGAATTCGGGCACAACTGGTTTCCAATGATCGTAGGATCTAATGAAAGACTATTTGCATGGATGGATGAAGGCTTTAATACCTTTATCAACGGACTTTCTACAGAAGCTTTCAATAAAGGGGAATATTATAAGAAACCAAATATTGCCCAGACAGGATCTTTCCTGATGAGTGATAATTTCGAACCGATCATGGTAGGTGCTGATAATATGAAGGAAAGAAGTATCGGAGTTCTTGCTTATTACAAGCCTGGAATGGGATTAGATATCTTAAGAAACTCAATTCTCGGCCCTGAAAAATTTGACAAAGCTTTCAGAACATACATAGACCGTTGGGCTTTCAAACATCCTACCCCTTGGGATTTCTTCCATACGATGGAAAATGTTTCAGGTGAGGAGCTGAATTGGTTCTGGAGAGGATGGTTTTTCAGTAAATGGAAAATCGATCAGTCTGTTAAAAGTGTGAAGTATACAAACGGTGATTTTAAAAACGGTGCTCAGATTACAGTTGAGAACCTTGGCCAGCTGCCGATGCCTACTACGGTTCAGGTGAAGTTTAAAGACGGTACCGAAAAAATTATAAAACTTCCTGTGGAGGTTTGGAAAAGAAATACAGAATGGACTTTCAAAGTAGATTCTAATAAAGAAATTGATGAGGTGAAATTAGATCCAAATTCTCAGATCCCCGATATCAACATGAAAAATAACAGCTGGAGTGCTGCACAGGCTAAACCGGTTGAGAAAATTAATGCTAAAGATTTCACCGGAACTTTTGGCAGTAAAGAAGCTCCGATTAAGATTGTATTTTCTGAGAAAAGCGGACAGCTTTATGCAAAGGCAGGCGGACAGGCAGAATTTCCTCTGGAATATACAGGTGACAGTACATTCACTTTTGATCAGGCAGGTCTTGTGGTAGTTTTCAGTAAGGATAAGAAAACAATTACTTTTTCACAGGGCGGAAGAGAATTTAAATTCAATAAAGAATAG
- a CDS encoding aldo/keto reductase: MNKVKLGNQGLIIPNIGLGCMGMTGFEDANMYGIADEKEAVATIHRSLELGGNFLDTADLYGPFKNEQLIAKAVGTAREKYIIATKFGWEIDDNDKVTWAINGSRNYVKKSVERSLKNLKTDYIDLYYMHRLDKNTPIEETVTAMAELVKEGKVGYLGLSEVSSETIKRAHAVHPVTAVQSEFSLFERTVEERGILQTLKELEIGFVAYSPLGRGFLSGQIRSIDDLPENDFRRGIPRFQEHYFHKNIELVEAIENLAKEKNVTSSQLALAWIISKGIIPIPGTKRRSYLEQNVEAGKITLSEADLAKLESIVPLGTDTGAPYDEFSMGLLDY; this comes from the coding sequence ATGAATAAAGTGAAATTAGGAAATCAAGGTTTAATAATTCCAAATATCGGTTTAGGATGTATGGGAATGACCGGTTTTGAAGATGCCAATATGTATGGCATAGCAGACGAAAAAGAAGCGGTTGCAACCATTCATCGCTCTCTAGAGCTTGGTGGTAATTTTTTAGATACAGCAGATCTCTACGGCCCATTTAAAAATGAACAGCTTATCGCAAAAGCGGTCGGGACAGCTCGTGAAAAATATATTATCGCCACTAAGTTCGGCTGGGAAATCGATGACAACGATAAAGTGACCTGGGCCATCAACGGGAGCAGAAATTATGTAAAAAAATCAGTGGAACGTTCCCTTAAAAATCTGAAAACAGATTATATCGACCTGTATTACATGCATCGTCTGGATAAAAATACTCCGATTGAGGAAACGGTTACAGCAATGGCCGAATTGGTAAAAGAAGGTAAGGTAGGCTATTTGGGATTGTCGGAAGTATCTTCAGAAACAATAAAAAGAGCACATGCAGTTCATCCTGTTACAGCAGTACAAAGTGAATTTTCTCTTTTTGAGCGCACTGTAGAAGAACGCGGTATCTTACAGACATTAAAAGAATTAGAAATTGGTTTTGTAGCGTATTCTCCTTTGGGAAGAGGATTTTTATCCGGACAGATCCGTTCTATTGATGATCTGCCAGAAAATGATTTCCGTAGAGGAATTCCTCGTTTCCAGGAACATTATTTTCACAAAAATATTGAACTCGTAGAAGCAATTGAAAACCTTGCCAAAGAAAAAAATGTAACTTCTTCACAACTGGCTTTAGCATGGATTATCAGCAAAGGTATTATTCCGATTCCGGGAACTAAACGCAGAAGCTACCTAGAACAAAATGTTGAAGCAGGTAAAATCACATTAAGTGAAGCCGATCTTGCGAAACTGGAAAGTATCGTACCTTTGGGTACAGACACTGGTGCACCTTATGATGAGTTTAGTATGGGGCTCTTAGATTATTAA
- a CDS encoding GLPGLI family protein yields the protein MKKIAFLFVLSGFTFFNAQSVNYQNRMSVYGHGQGKMKPTIETENTIQWKIESETKEIDAYHLQKATASFGGRRLTAWFSPDIAFCEGGYKFAGLPGLVLYVEDSGKEFVYKKNLKKNGDLIIREAS from the coding sequence GTGAAAAAAATAGCTTTTCTTTTCGTTCTGTCAGGTTTTACTTTTTTTAATGCTCAAAGTGTTAATTATCAAAATAGGATGTCTGTTTACGGGCACGGCCAGGGAAAAATGAAACCAACTATTGAAACTGAAAATACCATTCAATGGAAAATTGAATCGGAAACAAAAGAAATAGATGCTTATCATCTGCAGAAAGCAACAGCAAGTTTTGGAGGAAGGAGACTGACTGCATGGTTCAGCCCTGATATTGCATTTTGTGAGGGCGGATACAAGTTTGCCGGTCTTCCGGGATTAGTATTGTATGTAGAAGACAGCGGGAAAGAATTTGTATATAAAAAGAATTTGAAAAAGAATGGAGACTTAATAATAAGAGAAGCTTCATAG
- a CDS encoding endonuclease/exonuclease/phosphatase family protein, whose translation MNFRFSILTLLFFALGFSQDLKVMSFNIRLQVESDKENAWTERKQDVVELLKYYHPDYFGVQEALPEQMRDLKNNLGEYDYVGVGRDDGKLKGEFSAIFYDKNRLQVMKSGTFWLSETPEQPSKGWDAACNRVCTYAVFKDKKYNNEFLAMNLHFDHVGNVARVKSAELILKKIKELNPKNLPLTLSGDFNLTEDTEPIKTLSQNLEDSFYNAAKKHYGPVGTFTAFNVDEVPKDRIDYIFVKGLQIKSHRHINDRRENLLYPSDHFPVLVELSF comes from the coding sequence ATGAATTTCAGATTTTCAATACTAACCTTACTGTTTTTTGCATTGGGATTCTCGCAGGATCTTAAAGTGATGAGTTTCAATATCAGGCTGCAGGTGGAATCCGATAAAGAAAATGCGTGGACAGAAAGAAAACAGGATGTTGTAGAGCTGTTAAAGTATTATCATCCGGATTATTTCGGAGTTCAGGAAGCACTTCCGGAACAGATGAGAGACCTTAAAAATAATTTAGGTGAATATGATTATGTAGGAGTAGGAAGAGATGACGGTAAGTTAAAAGGAGAATTTTCAGCCATTTTTTATGATAAAAATAGACTTCAGGTAATGAAATCTGGAACCTTCTGGCTTTCCGAAACTCCTGAGCAGCCTTCAAAAGGATGGGATGCTGCCTGCAACAGAGTCTGTACGTATGCGGTGTTTAAAGATAAAAAATATAACAATGAATTTTTGGCAATGAATCTTCATTTTGACCATGTAGGAAATGTAGCGAGGGTAAAATCTGCAGAGTTGATTCTAAAAAAGATAAAAGAATTAAATCCGAAAAATCTGCCGTTAACCTTAAGCGGCGATTTCAATTTAACAGAAGATACTGAGCCCATTAAAACCCTTTCTCAAAATTTAGAAGACAGTTTTTATAATGCGGCAAAGAAACATTACGGTCCGGTAGGAACTTTCACGGCATTCAACGTTGATGAAGTACCGAAAGATAGAATAGACTATATTTTTGTAAAGGGATTACAGATAAAATCTCACAGACATATTAATGACAGACGGGAAAATCTGCTGTATCCATCAGATCATTTTCCTGTGCTTGTAGAGTTGTCGTTCTAA